CTCATCGATGGGATCATGAAAATATCCATTTTATGTTTCCAAAAGATGCAGACGTGTAATTTCTCTAGGCAGTTGTAAGAAATGTAATATTTTAAAATAGCGAGATAAGTCAATGCTAGGATTTGTTGGTAGACCTATATAAAATTTAGAAGGTTGGTCTAATCTCTATCTAGAATATCATAAAATATCTAGGATTTGTTGGTAGACCTATATAAAATTTAGAAGGTTGGTCTAATCCGTGTCAATTTAAATCTGGTAGACTCGCATTGCTGCTTCAATTGTGGTGGAGGTCCAGAATTTCATTCGTGCGGAGTTTGTGAAGTTCTGAGAGATACGGAGCTTATGTGGTTAAGCTGAATCTTTATAAAACTATAGATCATAACTGCCAATAACCTAATATTCTCACCAAAAATACATTTAGAAGCAATTTTTGGTACAACACTATATGTTACTTTAGAAAAACATGTTCTCTCACAGATAGTTTGACTTAAAAGAACATCGCAAGGTAACACATTGCCAGATTAGCTTCTAACTAACTTGACCTACTAATGAGCCTTATAACATCTCAATTTTTCTAAACCTGTATATTCTTGTTACTTACTATCTGTTGATTTGGTACATAAGAAAAAATTCGGCGTTCATGCTGAACATCAAAAAATTCTTGTTACTTACTATCTGTTGCTTTGGTACATAAGAAAAAATCCGGTGTCTTATCTTCATTaatgattttcttgcaattgtgtGGATTTTTGGTTGAATGCAACATTAGGATTTTTCGAAGTTCATGTTGAacatcaaaattccataatgttCTAAGGTTGCTCATTGTATGGATTGTGTTTTAATTGCTACGGTAGAAAtaccttttgttttttttggtttcctcctCTTTGCAACCTTATGTGCTTAGTGATAGTCCTGCTTTAAACATATTCGCTCATGTTGTTGCATAGTTTGGTCAATGTGATTTTTATAGCAAGTTGAAAACAATGTACAGTATATGCAAACCGAAATGAAGAAGTCATAAGCCAGTTATGACTTCTTCATTTAGATTATGCATGATCTGTAGTTTTAGCCTTTTGCTGAATCTTTATAAAACTACAGATCATAACTGACAATAATATTCTCACCAAAAATACAAATGACAATAACCTATAGATCCGCTGTTAACAACTTTTAGCCTTTTGCTAAATGTCTTTTTTGAATTATGCATCATGGAAGTTGTGAATTTAGTTACTGGTCTTGTTTCATAGAATTAGGTACAACACTATATGTTACTTTCACTTGGATGACATATTTGTAGTGGTTAGTTGTGGATTCTGAATGCCTTGATTGTTGATAGAGCATCTAGGTTTGTTTAGTTGCTTCCCTAATGGAATTAGGTTTATTGAATACGTAGTTTGGTGATATTGACGGTTTTAGATTACTGGCAATACACATGGAATACGTAATTTTGGAGTAATGTGAACTATGAGCCATGAAATGAACCTCTGGATATGTCAAACGTGAACAATTTGATACTTTTGGAAGCTCTAACAACCAGCGAATAGCTTTCAATTTTATTGTTTCTCGCAATAGTATTACTGTTGTGAAGTCTATTTTAGTATACTTACATGTGTTCTTATTTTCTACACTGGCCTGCACAGGTTAAAGCCCTTGATACGTATTTGTGTTTGCTGGCCTAATTTGAGGTTGAATTTTTTCAtgtatgcagatttatttggtgatcttagtacttattccatcatcgtagatgatgattgaagaagaaggtcaatatgagGAGCTTTTGGTACAGGTCATATAACCGTTTGATGAGACATGAATATGAGGAtcctctgaagaaaaaaaaaattatcacacCAACTTGGTTGAAAAAAACtagtttgattttatgtttttgatCTGAAGTCTAGCTTTTAAACAGTTTGTAAACAGTGATTCAGAATTGAAAAAAACAAGCTTGTAAACATTTAACGTAtaaggtttaaaaaaaaattgaaaaaaaaaaaggttatacccgccaccctatcctacccgaTCCGCCAGTTAACGGATCAGGTAGGATATTACCCGTTTAATGGcaggtaaaaaatttcttatccGCCAGttagcgggtagggtggcgaaatgggccatatcctacccaccctacccgttgtgcagccctaaacaGCTTCGTTGGCGCTCTCCAGCCAAACGGCCCAAACCTATATAAAATCTGCAGTCTTCACCAATCGATTAAATCTAGTAACACTGTTCTAATTTCAAATTATTTGAAAAGCAATCGATTAAGTAATGTCTAAATCAGAGAAATCAAAACCTAAAGCATCATCTTTGTTTCCTATCAGCGGTCAACCAATTGAGCAAGATATGGACCCTCATTCACATTCTCTCGAGAAATTCAAGCTCTATGAAACCAGAGCAGTAAgtaaattgttttaattttttttacaattttgacTTATCAGAAATTTAGGTGAGGTGTTTaacaatttgatattttttttttttgtcatacaGAGATTTTATTTAATTGGAAGTGATAGAAGTAAGAAATTTTTTAGAGTATTAAAGATTGATCGATCTGAACCATCTGATCTTAGTATTAGTGAGGATCCAGTTGTGTATACACAACAAGAAGTGAAGAATTTGCTTCAGCGGATTATGGAAGGAAATCGTTCTACTGGTGGACTTACTTTTGTTGCTAAGGTCTTTGGAATTGCTGGTTAgttaattcaaaattttcaattactagtttttctttcattttttgtcACGTAATAGTGTTTGTTTGTGAGTGTCCTGCTTGGGAGCGTTTCCTCTATTGGTCACGACTGTTGGATGATCCTTGTGATTAAGTTCATTGTTAAATGGTGAAAACCGGAGTATAGAACAAGAACAATACGAGTGTTAAAACAAGCTTTATTGTAAATAAAAATGAGAATAAATTAGTAAAACCTTATCTATAGGAATACATTTCTGGGGATCACTGTAGGTTCTTTATGTGCATTTTACGGATATTGTTTTGGCTCCGTAGTCACTACACCATCTCTTGGGTCTTGAGCTAGCCTAGATAGACACAACAACGATTGGAGTCTTTGATAGTTGATTTTTCCCTCAAGTTAAGTCCAACAGAAAAGAACTCCGTCAACAAATTGAGTGATTACTTTCCGTGGAAGGTAACATATTATAGTATCACCACCAGAAAGTTCTAGTTCTCACAAACTTGTGAAGAAGTATATATAGCCAACATAAAGCACCTAAAATGTACACAGTAAAGTTTTATCCTCAGGTTAGTCAGACTCCAAATTAGTACCTTCTCTTCCTAATCCCCAGTTTAGACTACCATCTACTATTCAATTACATGCTATCCAGTCAAGACACTGAAAAAGTGAAAGATTACAAATCACAAAATTAGAGTTCACAAGCTCACTTTAGTCAAAGCAAGATCATCATCCAGCACTTGGTACTCCATGAGAAAGTTCTAACCAGTGACACCCACATCTTTATTTATGCTGTATAAATGGGTTGTAAATATCTTTCTTGTTTTCTAGGTTGCATCAAGTTTCTTGAGTCTTATTATTTGATTCTTGTTACCAAGCGTCGACAAATCGGATGTATTTGCGGCCATGCAATTTACGCCATCGACGAGACCCAAATTATCACAGTTCCACATGTATCAATTCAGAGTGACGTAGCACATTCAAAAACTGAGCAAAGGTCTTTTCTCCACTATTTTCTTAAGACTTTATATTTTATACATTGGTGACTTTTTTTGCTGAATAGTTTTAAGTGCTCACTTCCTCTGACTCTCTACATGTAATTAAAATAGGTTAGGAGTGTTCTGTGGGCAGGTGTGAGATCTTGTTACAGTATGCGCATTATCTTTTATAGTTGGGTTATATGTTATCCTTTCCTTACCTGTGAAGGGGTTACTAGATGAGTAATCACTTTTAATGTGAGTAAAATAAACTTATGGTTGATTATTACATCAGATGTCCTTTTTTTTGTTATTCAAGCTATCTTTCATGCGTCTACAAGGAGCTGTATCTTGAGTTTGTTAACGTTATTGCATTTGGATCCCCAAATGTGGCAGAAAACTAGTTTAAGGAAGGTATTTTCTTGGAAGATACTGAAGTTGTTAGGAAAAGTGTAGAGGTTTTGTTAGAGTTTAGGATGTAGTGCTTATAGTTAAAGAATTTTGTGTAAAAAGAAATAGATTTAATTTGACAGTTTCCAAATTGATCTATGTTACTTTGATGCATGCCCAAGAAATGACAGACATCTGCAATAACGATAATGAATATCCAACAAAAAAAAGAGGGTGATATACCAATATGATGGTCTCCTAGAAATGGAGATGGGGAGTTTTCAAGAAGACAGTTCCTAGATATCTAGAGGGTTGAACCCCAAATAAATATGAACCTACATGCAAAGGGGAAGTGAAGGTTTATCATAAAAATAAGTCACACTCATCAATAATAAAGACGATGCATGTTGTGCGCTTATAAAGTAACATATGGAATAAGCAACATACAATAGCCAACAGGACTCTTTCTTAATAATAAGTTCTTTCTGTATCTACctagttcatgtttttaatttttcagTGAAATGTGTTTTGTATTACGTTCATGTTTTTTGTCCCCTTTCGCTTTAGGAAATCGTGATGTTTATGGAACTTGTTTGAACAAAATTTCAGTATTTATAGGTAATACCTTGGTTCACCCCGGTCTAGGAATAGGAGATTTTTTTACTCTAATATGACACCTTCAATTTATCACTTAATCATACTGGGAATTTCATGTATGTGCTGTTGAAGTCTTAATTGATGAAAGACCCGACATCAATTTTTTCAGTGCAATAGCATATAGGCGCAAATAACTCAAGTTATCCCTTTATGTAACACAAAGCTTCGCCAGTCACTCTTTCAGGAATTTGACGTCTCAAATTTGTTTGATTTAGACCAGCAATTCTTTACTGGagtttataattttgtcttttcgGTGGTCAGGATCTTCTTCTCTAAACCTGGTTGGGACTTTTTCTGATTCTTGTTATGTTATTTCATTTACTGCAGGTACAAAAAGCTCTTATCTAGTGTTGATCTGACAAAAGATTTTTTCTATAGTTATACATACCCTATAATGAGAAGCTTACAGAAAAATGTCTTGGCAATGGGTGAGGAGAGGATTCCTTATGAGAATATTTTTGTATGGAATGCTTTTCTTACACAAGCCATACGTTCGCGATGTAATAATACTCTTTGGACAATCGCATTGGTTCATGGGCACTTTAAACAGGTCTGTCTCGCTTCTTATAtgtatatttttcttcattggtaTTGATTTGAATCAGTACTAAGATGTGAGAAATGTAATCTTGTGAGTTTTGTCGTTCGACTCATTTTGTTACCACTTACCAGTTTGTGCACCACTTGTGTTGCTCTCTTTATAGTTTTTCATAGATTGATCGCCTATAATTTTTGTGATTTTTATTGGTAGTCTGGAGTTATTTTTTCTACTTTTTCACATTTTCTGAAGTTTTATTTAGTTCACTAATCGTGAACGGTCCTAAAGGAATTTGCGAACCACCCCAAGAAATCTTAATTGATTACTTCTGGTTCATTTCCAACTAAAACAGGTGTTCTAATATTAACATTTAGAGATTCGGTTTGTCTTTCTAATGGCAGGTCAGGCTGTCAATCTTTGGACGGGAATTTGGTGTTACTCTTATTTCTAGACGTTCTCGGCATTTTGCAGGCACACGGTATGTCCCAGTAATGATACTTATACCTCCTTTTACTTTATTTAACCAAAGAAAAAGCAGGGAAACAAAAATATGTTCGTCTTATGACTCTTATCAAGGATCATCCAGGTATAATCCCCTATATAATTGAATGAAAGAAAATGTCCTTATTCGTTGTTTAAGGAGCCTATTTCACGTGTCAGATTGTAAACAACTATCTTGTTCTTGCCGTACAACAATGTCATGTATATCAGATCTTCGCAAATATATAAAGTGTGCGCTATATTCTTTATGTGGAAGTCCTGTAATGTATAGTTTCTATATTTGAAATTGAACAATGTTGTTGTCCTGGATTACAGTTTGCACAAAATACATGAAGAATAAGATTTTCTTTCACTATAGTTAAACCTAACATGTGATATGGCAGAAGACCTTATAACCAGAATTTATAAATTTACTTTAAATGTTAATTGTGGCTAGCGGTCTGCCTTCAGATTGACTGATATAATCTCATTCTCTGAAATATATTATCGTCCAGATATTTGAAAAGGGGAGTGAATGATCGGGGAAGAGTCGCCAATGATGTTGAAACAGAACAAATAGTCCTTAATGAAGAAGCTGGGTTAAGCAAGGGAAAAATGAGTTCTATAGTGCAGATGCGGGGTTCAATTCCACTCTTCTGGTCTCAAGAAGCTTCCAGATTTAGCCCCAAACCTGACATCATATGTAAATGTCCAAACTTGCCATTTTCTTTGGTTTATTTTTCTGATGTTGCATTTGATGTGTTTTATTTTCAATGTCTTCATCAGTGCAGAGATACGATCCTACATATCAAGCGACCAAGTTACATTTCGAAGATCTCGCCAAACGATATGGCAATCCGATCATTGTACTCAATTTGATTAAGGTATGCTTATAACACCGTTTTTGTTTAGAATTATGATTAAATTACATCTTAGATTTTGACAGTATTTTACAAGTAGAAGTGTTCAACCCAGATTGTTTACTTTATATTGCTTAGCATGTTTAAGTTGTCTAATTCAGTAATTATGCTTATGTCGTATGATTACTACTTACAACCAACTATGAAGTCTCATTCCAGAATGTCCGGTAATACAGACTGTTGAAAAAAGGCCTCGAGAAATGATGCTGCGACGTGAGTTTGCAAGTGCAGTAGGGTATCTAAATCAGATTTTTTCAGAAGAAAACCACCTAAAATTTATTCACTGGGACTTCCACAAATTTGCAAAGAGGTAAGCATGTGCACTTCTGTCTGCAAACCACACAACATGTACCACCAGATTCACATGGATCAACTCTTatgtgtttttcttctttttctaaagcAAGTCGGCCAATGTTTTGGCGGTTTTAGGGGCAGTTGCTAGCGAAGCTCTTGATTTGACTGGCTTTTATTGTAGTGGAAAGCCTATCAATGTCAAAAAGAGAGCAAATTTGCTCAGTCGAACAAGCACAGCGAGGTATACATGTCTCCATTTTGATTATTTCTATTAATTCATAAATGAAGTTGATCTTTGTGATCCATTTAGGTTCATGTTCTTCTGAGCTCGAGTCTTGAATTCGGACTTTCGTATCCGTTTATTACTTTCCTTTACAATATATGTATGGAACTATGTAACACATATGCTGGCTGACTATTTTATATTGTGTAAGTGATAAAAAGAGCACTTCAGGTGGGTTTGTGTTTTAACTGGTCCAGTAGCTTGGGCTTATGAGTGGACCTATGGGTCCTCCAATCGTTGCTCAGTTTTTGAAGTTctgtctttcttttcttttctcgttTGTATCCGTCATTCTTCAGCGATTATCTATTTTAATAAATTTACACGTCCAACAAAGTATTATTTCAGTATCTGCAGTTGGAAGTATGAACTTCACAATTCCCACTTCAATTACATTCTTGTTATAGATGATTCTTTGCATGTGTAAACTTCTACAGGGACACCACTCTTGTAGACCTTAGAGCTAATTCCGGCGATTTTGCGAGGATTGGAAATGGCAACGAGATTTTGAATACTTTCGTATCTAAAGAGAAAGAACAACAGTCTAGAAAAGATGCACGTGGTGATACAGGACCTTGTTTTCAAAGTGGAGTTCTTCGTACTAATTGTATTGACTGTCTGGACCGTACAAATGTAGCCCAGTATGCATATGGTTTATCAGCTTTAGGGCGGCAACTCCATGCAATGAATTTGACAGATAAGCCCAAAGTGAATCCTGATAGTAGCATAGCTGCGGCTCTCATGGATATGTATCAGAGCATGGGCGATGCACTTGCTCAGCAATATGGAGGCTCTGCAGCTCACAACACTGTGTGAATTTTTCTCTGGCTTGTTTGATTCATTTTGTTTCGAGTATTGCTTTTTCTTTGTATAACGTTTGGAGGGAGAGTTTTCTTATATGCTGTCATTTATCTCAGGTTTTTCCAGAGAGGCAAGGAAAGTGGAAAGCCACTACTCAATCAAGGGAGTTTCTAAAGTCTATCAAGAGATACTACAGCAATGCCTATACAGATGGTGAAAAGCAAGATGCGATAAATTTGTACTAACTCATCTCTGATTCTTACTTTTTTCTCTTCTTAACAACATTTGAAATGTTAACTCTGGACTAGTACAATTTCTTGATTGATTTTGTGCTTCCTACCTGACATTCACCCTCCATAAATACCTTATTTTGTGATTGTCATCTCCCTTTTTGAAGGATGCCCTCGTTTCCAATGACCTTTGTGGATGCTTTTACAGATTCTTAGGTTACTTTCAACCGCAGGAAGGTAAACCTGCTCTATGGGAGCTGGATTCTGATTACTATCTTCATGTTTCTGGGGTTGGAGATGAACCTGTTCACGATGTTAGGTAAATATGGTTCTGTTGTGACGTATTTCTGTTTTCATGTGTATTTTATCGATCTTGATGGTTATTTATCAATGTTGCAGTTCACCTCCTGATGCTAAACCAATGGTACGACCAGGGAATATGCTTGAACCTACTCCAGCTTGCAGAGATGACTTCTTGCGGATGAAATTGACTTCCTTCGATAAGTTAATTGAGAAAACATGCAGTTCAATAAAGAATGTAAGGCTTTGCAGTGAACCGGATCTAAGAGCAGGTGGTGTTGTAAGTACTTCTGGAATGGCTCCTGATGCAGCGTAAGTTTTGCTGCTCCTAACAATTATTGTAGTTTGTCCGGCTTCCTATTTTAAAAGAGTGAAAACCTGAACTAGTCTAGAACTACATCTAGAGCTAAAGAACACGTATACCACTCtcaactaaaaaaaaaacttaagttATTATTCATGAAAGATGTCTTCTGCTATAGGTTGGTTCCATCCTGCTTATATAATAAATAAGTTCGCTAAGCTTATTGAAACCCTTCTTGCGAGAAATCTTTACATCAAGGAAACATTTCCAGATCCTAACTGCTTACAAACATATAATTTTACAACTACTAGAGAAAACCTTCTAGATTATTGATGGAATGTGAAACCCTACTCACAGACCATATCTAGGCTTTCCTCTTCTTGGACATGGGCTTGGCCTTGTCTAGCTGATCTTGAACTCTTCAGCAATTTCCTATGCTCATTTCTTCATCTATGAATTCAAGATATCTGGTCCCATGCATCTCTTTGACATTGGCACTTATTATGGCACGAGGCTTAAGTTTCTTTTGGTGTTTGTTGGGCTATTATCTCTCTCGTTGAGAAACTCATCCCATTCAGTGTTAAGCATTACTTTTTCTTGCCGTGCTAGTTTCTGTTCTTGTTTCGAGAATGGTCACTACTAAGGATGAAAGTAAATTCTGCCTCTAATTGTTGCATATTTATTCTTGACTTCGCATCTTCCGGCTGCTAGAACTTGAGTCAAAATAGTATGAGCTGAATAATTTGTTTATTTATCAATTGCTGAAAATTAAAATAATCAACAAACGGAATGCTAAAGGAAAATTCTGTTCAATTTTGGATCTCGTAAACATTATGCAGTGAAATTCAGCTTAAGAGCCCGAATTGGCTCTTCGGGCAGAGGAAGTCAGATGATAGTGGTTCTGCTGCAAAAGTTGCTACTCCAGAACCCGCATGTGGAGTGTCTTTAGATGGAATGAGTGCGAATGATCTCTGTGACTTAGGCTGGATGTCATCTGTTGTTGATGATTGCGATGAGGACATTTTCGAGAGGTAAATCCGTAAGAAATTTTAAAGTATTTTTTTGCTAAAAGCGAAGAAAATCGCATAGGCGAACATATAGTAGTTAGTACTGTAGCCATCTAACGAGGAAACCAGCTTAGGTGCATGTAGTTCCAAGGTTTAGTTTGAAGCGTCATTGGCTTCTCTTGAAAACGGGTCTTGTATTTACTGGCTTATACATGTTCTTCCATTGCTAGGTACACAATTAGTGCGGTAGATAACGCCAATGGTTGGTTCGGTGGATCTTTATTGGAggatgaaaatgaagatagtgaGATATATAAGCATTATGCTGAATTATGCCAGGTAAAAAAATACTGATTTCTAAATCTCAATTGGTATTGTTATCTGTTAGGATTTTTGTTACCCAATCTTAAGAAACTGGAATATGCCTAACACTACGCATCAACAAAAGAGTACTATGCCTTGCATCATGCATATATAATATTTGCCTCGACTTAGCAGGGTCCTGCCATGGAGCTATTTCGAAATGACCCTGAAAAAGAAGAACACTACGCGAATCTTTTCAGTCTTGGTGGTGTAGAAGGCGTGGATGATGAAGTAGTTACAAAAGAGATGGAAACTGCACTTAAAGAGTATGACCAGATTGGTGATGACCTTGGAATTTTTTCAACATGTAAATCTTTAGCAGAGGAACCAAGCAAGATAGCAAGATTGATGGTGGGGGAAGAAAGTGTGAAATGAAGGCCGCATTTGATCTGATTGGCTTGAGTATATTCTCTTTCTGTTACATCAAGTGTCTGTATTTCGCCGTTGAAAATTTGGTTGTGTcggagaaaaaggaaaaaagagcATTCTTCAGATCGCTGGCATTGTATGTGTACATAATTGAAAAGATATAGGAGTATGAAGTTTTGTACAGAAGAAAATTATACTGGCTCCCAATTGAAAAGATATGAAGCGTAATCTGAAAATAAGATGCTTTGCATGGAATTCATGTTTTTGTTTGGATCGAATCAATCTAAAAACAATGTTTCATACATtaccatttccaaaaaaaaaaacacataaataATGTCTTTCATATGTAAAATAAGCAtaatctgtaaaaaaaaaaacacataaataAGATGCTTGATTTGGCATTTTGTGCAGTACAATTGAGCCAAGGAGACGCACACCCTTGAGTTCTTGGATATGTTTATAGAAAGAGCAAAAACAACATAATTGAAAAACCTGTCCTCAATTAACCCTATTTACATCTTAATTCGTCTTGTCTATTCAAGATCTgaaacacaaacatcaacagaagATGTCGTTTCCCATGAAGGTGGTGGAAGTACTGTTGGCAATGCCTTCAGAACAAATGGATGAGTATTATAAGAGTTATGAAAGCGATAATCTGAATGAGCCTTAGCTATAGAAGAAGGCTCAGTGAGCTCTTCGTGTCTTCTAGTTTGAATGTTGTATGCTCAAAAGCCGGACTTGTAGCCGAGCAGAATAACATCTTTGTCCACTGGATTGAAACCTAAAATCTCGACTTCCTCAGACAAATCATCGCTTTCGCCATAGGAAAATGCACTATGTTCCTCTTCCCAATCATCATACACATCAAATCTTCTAAGCATTTCTGCTATGAGATCACGCAAATCAATATCCTTGTACAACAAATGCCAGTCTTCTTTGAACACCCCAAACACCTAAAATTCTCTTACTTGTCACAATTGAAGTATAATAGAGCAGACCTTCATACTCTGCAAGACAATAAACATTGCTTTCCCAATAATAATCTTCTTCTGACTCCAGGCCAGGTTCAAGGTTGTCTAACAACCTAAACTGCAGACCACCAATTTCAACATTACTGTTATTGTTCAGATTGTAAGCTAGCACATATCCCCCTTCAAGCCAATGCAACACTCCACTTACTATAACTAAAGAGTGAAAGGGATACTCACACCCAATACAACCCTCAGGGCGTGAAACCTCGTAAACATTCCATTCACCTACATCAGAAGAAAATATCTCAATGTTAAATTTGCTGTATTGCTTATCAAATTTCGGTAGAAGCACAACTTTGTAACAGCTAGTGGATGAAATGGACTCGCAGGTAAAACCAGCAACAACTTCAACAGTGGTGGTGGACACAGGAGTTGGAGGGAGTGACACCCATTTCTGTGTAAGTGGATTACATACGTAATATTTAGCTGATCTATGATAACTTGATGCACACAAAACTAAACCATTACTAGATCCTACGAGATATATTTTGTCGTTTAAAAACTTGAATAAAAATCCATGTTCATTTCCCGGCATGAATTCTGAACTCAATGATTTTGGATATGAAATTAAAAACGTCAACTGCTCATCAATAAGATTAAAGTTATGATATACGAACCATGGGAGAGATTTATGAGAAGCGTTGAGTTTAATCCATTTATTTATGAAAAGTGGGTTTGAGAGAAGAGTATACCTTTGAAATACACCTCAATTTAAAGATCAGATTAAGAGGAAGAAGAACAAATATTTGAAGCCAGATATCATCTGATAAATTTGTGTTTGAAGGAGAACCCAAATACATCTTGATCAAGTAGAAAGCACCAGTAAAATGAAAATAGAGTCTTACATACTGCTGACAAAACTTCCTCAAGAAGGAGGGAGTGCGAAAAAAACAGAAAGGAAAGCGACCACAGTGGGGAGTCGAACCCACGACCTTTTGGTCCGACGTCAAACGCGCTAATCCACTGCGCTATGCTGTCCTTTTGTTGCTTACCGTAATTCAAATATATAAGTACAATTGTTTTTCTTAAACCTGCCGTGGGCGAAATACAGATTCTACGCTACTTGAGATTTGGTAATTCGATGACGGCTGCTTCTCGACCagtttcatgaactgattctctctctttctctgaaAAGTACACACACACACAGAAAATCCGAGTGTAGTTGAGatggaagatattgaagatatgctAATCGGAAACGATGGAGCTCCTCCTGGATTTCGTTTGCCGGTGATGTCTGTTGGTTTAAACCCTAAACTAcgccagaagaagaagaagaatgaagatacACCCAATCTCAAACATCTAACGCAAGATATTCCTTCTAATCCTTCTCCTCAAGTCCCTGGAACTCAAGTACGTCTCCACATTTTTACTAAGAAATCACCTCTCTATCTATCTCACTGAATACTTGATTTTATTAtctgattttgtgtttttgtttctACAGACTATATACATGAAGACTTTCGGATGTTCCCATAACCAGGCAAGTAACTTAATCGTAATTTCGCTACAGCACAACCAATAAAGATATCTTTAATTGATATTGAGGAGGAATTGCTTTATTTGCTTTAAATAAGAATACtaatagtgaacaattgagacTTTTTCTAAACAAAAGAACTTGATCTGGGAATGCTCCAGTGTGAATTGGTAGGGTTATGGTTCGGAATTTGCAATTGCTCTAAAAGGAGCTCAAGTCCAAGAGGTAGTCAATGACAGACATTAGGTTAGAGAAGTTCAGTAGGTTGGTTTTATGTTGGAAAATTTGGACTGTGACATTTATAATTGTTGTTTGTGGGATTTACAAGTTTTGGACTTTAGATTTTTAGGCTTTAGCGTGTAGTAATTCCATTCAATGAACTAAATTGTACTTTTTTTGTGAATGACAGAGTGATAGTGAATATATGGCTGGTCAGCTTTCAGCATTTGGATATGCGTTGAGTGATAATCCTGATGATGCAGATCTTTGGCTGATAAATACGTAAGGACTCTTTCtttccttgctttctttttcTAT
This DNA window, taken from Papaver somniferum cultivar HN1 chromosome 3, ASM357369v1, whole genome shotgun sequence, encodes the following:
- the LOC113356569 gene encoding phosphoinositide phosphatase SAC1-like; amino-acid sequence: MSKSEKSKPKASSLFPISGQPIEQDMDPHSHSLEKFKLYETRARFYLIGSDRSKKFFRVLKIDRSEPSDLSISEDPVVYTQQEVKNLLQRIMEGNRSTGGLTFVAKVFGIAGCIKFLESYYLILVTKRRQIGCICGHAIYAIDETQIITVPHVSIQSDVAHSKTEQRYKKLLSSVDLTKDFFYSYTYPIMRSLQKNVLAMGEERIPYENIFVWNAFLTQAIRSRCNNTLWTIALVHGHFKQVRLSIFGREFGVTLISRRSRHFAGTRYLKRGVNDRGRVANDVETEQIVLNEEAGLSKGKMSSIVQMRGSIPLFWSQEASRFSPKPDIILQRYDPTYQATKLHFEDLAKRYGNPIIVLNLIKTVEKRPREMMLRREFASAVGYLNQIFSEENHLKFIHWDFHKFAKSKSANVLAVLGAVASEALDLTGFYCSGKPINVKKRANLLSRTSTARDTTLVDLRANSGDFARIGNGNEILNTFVSKEKEQQSRKDARGDTGPCFQSGVLRTNCIDCLDRTNVAQYAYGLSALGRQLHAMNLTDKPKVNPDSSIAAALMDMYQSMGDALAQQYGGSAAHNTVFPERQGKWKATTQSREFLKSIKRYYSNAYTDGEKQDAINLFLGYFQPQEGKPALWELDSDYYLHVSGVGDEPVHDVSSPPDAKPMVRPGNMLEPTPACRDDFLRMKLTSFDKLIEKTCSSIKNVRLCSEPDLRAGGVVSTSGMAPDAAEIQLKSPNWLFGQRKSDDSGSAAKVATPEPACGVSLDGMSANDLCDLGWMSSVVDDCDEDIFERYTISAVDNANGWFGGSLLEDENEDSEIYKHYAELCQGPAMELFRNDPEKEEHYANLFSLGGVEGVDDEVVTKEMETALKEYDQIGDDLGIFSTCKSLAEEPSKIARLMVGEESVK